In one Drosophila pseudoobscura strain MV-25-SWS-2005 chromosome X, UCI_Dpse_MV25, whole genome shotgun sequence genomic region, the following are encoded:
- the LOC4812917 gene encoding uncharacterized protein isoform X1: MIISSKMAASIYATPPPDLSSEDTALSDVSNSSTLNTNRGSNNSNNTHEATRATATAGTGAGAAAGGDGTISPTEQLVKGQEQQQEPRPKPAGSSTNEADNAEDDIETETGEGNGDRVEDGTGLEAAAETEEGATMAAMAATAAAAANAAAMQLQLLEALSDAAKKRRKQHNPIRLEALNLSGGEGEPPAEIEDRRQDTATRVDYEEKLSKMFLPKSMEKLKETFELLQQHKQEEPEQNSDPSSEHISEDKHQHQRRNPYQTYCKQCGENFETEFKLSLHMLQDHREGENQDQDRDGNEPMDFLSSIKVKLEREESPNQMQEHMQMQLDHDLSNGHGKEQEQEQEQDHWFRAMAQQQQHHSHGSALAPAFPFPPGMGPAGYLPLLGMSGFPGVDGLNRPPLRIFNPEAYCELCNKEFCNKYFLKTHKANKHGIFDPVGEPPSNTSNNNNNNTTSSNNNSNSGSSMSHMFQLQREAQPPPSVAQKTDQSAAAPPAATIHCDICSKRFTNIFAMRRHRAKQHDQAADSSPNSQPGQSRRGSPIESSPQIQSLTQQPIKQETQAEVDIPKPFQLPEGFREDFSLEQEEVNFVPPPRKLPSHLQQQARESNLSAEKLRRLGVHFPEFYCEMCHKEYANRYFLRTHKWKRHGIFVPPEDLPQIGKDETQLSGWPFMPLNLMLAKAAAAASMEQTEADQEPEQEPEPEQEQDLIEQPSKRIKLEPDLDEEKLNGSVMGLQNLQKLQSMLQQLNDINGKRPLPCHLCGRELENQYALRAHLMTEHAAQMQLPMQMPLQMAPMSMPLPEQHPQQLPLHALYQQQAAPQTPPNGGAGGARSSPGSGEEFKQHIAEAHIPRGATAPSGSPLREGFYTPERPVAPPAGAGSVPVPPPNRPAYTITPTSSYCEICNKELCNKYFMKTHMQRMHGIEIENGAQIGGVVCNICNKELCSKYFLRVHKHNTHGIIEEGSPLPQPRGQNGVKLEAAAAAAAQQAPPTQPEQELNLTPPAAPGGETNSGSVHEVCPLCARQFRSFKWLRSHLMNEHGPAGVERLRELEATQAAPAPAPSARSKPNSPTLKIPNGSNSSSNAPSATPSVGAGNPPPNLAQALQNLNAQHLFGQMQQQQGPKGMQGMPPMPPLPGMFGEQAPRFKEYQCSMCPFTTPYYAFLFIHERSHALLNSADGVEASLEAPPPPPAGRSQGKSRSKSSRVAAAPPAVEEADLHVEPTNLSTSKATTLQRTHSPPQHTPGTPSPKATGRSQSPMAASKNRSPNPGRRSSKSITPNGIGGGHRSAATSPFEVCSDLANGTGKPASYAQPDRAEEAYQMQAFHLQPADPDSEMQFAPALVYLPVRVRASESATLSFRLTPA, encoded by the coding sequence TAATATCATCCAAAATGGCTGCATCCATATATGCCACCCCACCGCCAGATCTGAGCAGCGAGGACACTGCTCTCTCCGATGTCTCCAACTCGTCGACACTCAACACGAAccgaggcagcaacaacagcaacaataccCATGAAGCcacaagagcaacagcaacagcaggaacaggagcaggagcagcagcaggaggagacgGCACCATTTCACCCACGGAGCAGTTGGTcaaggggcaggagcagcagcaggagccgaGACCGAAGCCAGCGGGAAGCAGCACAAATGAGGCAGACAATGCCGAAGACGATATTGAAACGGAAACGGGAGAGGGAAATGGAGATAGAGTGGAGGATGGAACGGGTCTGGAAGCAGCAGCGGAAACGGAAGAGGGGGCCACCATGGCGGCCAtggcagcgacggcggcagcggcagccaatGCGGCAGccatgcagctgcagctgctggaagCCCTCAGCGATGCGGCCAAGAAGCGACGTAAGCAGCACAATCCCATTCGCCTGGAGGCCCTCAACCTCAGCGGAGGCGAAGGCGAACCACCAGCAGAGATCGAGGATCGCAGGCAGGACACTGCCACCCGGGTAGACTACGAGGAGAAGCTATCGAAGATGTTCCTGCCCAAGTCGATGGAGAAACTGAAGGAGACCTTCGagctcctgcagcagcacaagCAAGAGGAGCCCGAGCAGAATTCAGATCCTTCCAGCGAACACATATCAGAGGAcaagcatcagcatcagcggcGGAATCCGTATCAGACCTACTGCAAGCAGTGCGGCGAGAATTTCGAGACCGAGTTCAAGCTCAGCCTCCACATGCTGCAGGACCATCGTGAGGGAGAGAATCAGGATCAGGATCGGGATGGGAACGAACCCATGGACTTTCTCAGCTCAATCAAGGTGAAGCTGGAGCGGGAGGAGAGCCCCAATCAGATGCAGGAACATATGCAGATGCAGCTGGACCACGACCTGTCCAATGGCCATGgtaaggagcaggagcaggaacaggagcaggatcACTGGTTCCGTGCCATggcccagcaacagcagcatcattCGCATGGCTCGGCCCTGGCGCCCGCCTTTCCCTTTCCACCAGGCATGGGTCCCGCTGGATATCTGCCGCTCCTCGGCATGTCGGGATTCCCCGGCGTGGATGGATTGAATCGTCCACCGTTGCGCATCTTCAATCCGGAGGCCTACTGCGAGCTGTGCAACAAGGAGTTCTGCAACAAGTACTTCCTCAAGACGCACAAGGCCAACAAGCATGGGATCTTCGATCCCGTGGGAGAGCCCCCATCCAATacttccaacaacaacaacaacaacaccacaagcagcaacaacaacagcaacagtggcaGCTCCATGAGCCACATGTTCCAGCTACAGAGGGAGGCCCAGCCACCGCCGAGTGTGGCTCAGAAAACGGATCAGTCCGCGGCCGCACCGCCGGCGGCCACGATTCACTGCGACATCTGTTCGAAGCGATTCACCAACATCTTTGCCATGCGACGCCACCGAGCCAAGCAGCACGACCAAGCCGCTGACTCGTCGCCAAACTCCCAGCCTGGCCAGTCGCGACGCGGCAGTCCCATTGAGTCGTCGCCCCAGATCCAGTCCCTGACGCAGCAGCCCATCAAGCAGGAGACCCAGGCAGAGGTGGACATCCCTAAGCCCTTTCAGCTGCCCGAGGGATTCCGCGAGGACTTCTCcttggagcaggaggaggtgaACTTTGTGCCGCCGCCCCGAAAGCTGCCGTCGCACCTTCAGCAGCAGGCCAGGGAGTCCAACCTCAGTGCAGAGAAGCTGCGACGTCTAGGCGTTCATTTCCCGGAGTTCTACTGTGAGATGTGCCACAAGGAGTACGCCAACAGGTACTTCCTGCGCACCCACAAATGGAAGCGGCATGGGATTTTCGTGCCCCCGGAGGATTTGCCGCAGATTGGCAAGGACGAGACACAGTTAAGTGGCTGGCCGTTTATGCCCCTGAATCTGATGCTGGCCAAGGCAGCGGCCGCTGCTTCGATGGAACAGACAGAGGCGGACCAGGAGCCTGAGcaggagccagagcccgagcaGGAGCAAGATCTGATCGAACAGCCCAGCAAGCGGATCAAACTGGAACCCGACCTGGACGAGGAGAAGCTAAACGGGTCCGTGATGGGGCTGCAGAACCTCCAGAAGTTGCAATcgatgctgcagcagctcaaCGACATCAACGGGAAGAGACCCCTGCCATGCCACCTGTGCGGCCGGGAGCTGGAGAACCAGTACGCTCTACGAGCGCATCTTATGACGGAGCACGCCGCCCAGATGCAGCTGCCGATGCAGATGCCTCTACAGATGGCACCCATGTCCATGCCACTGCCCGAACAGCATCCGCAACAGCTGCCCTTGCACGCCCTCtatcagcagcaggcagcaccaCAAACGCCCCCGAACGGAGGGGCTGGAGGAGCCAGATCCTCGCCAGGCAGTGGCGAGGAATTCAAGCAACATATCGCCGAGGCACACATACCCAGGGGAGCGACCGCTCCGAGTGGGAGTCCACTGCGCGAGGGCTTCTACACGCCTGAGCGTCCGGTGGCACCACCCGCAGGCGCTGGCAGTGTTCCCGTTCCGCCACCGAATCGGCCGGCCTACACGATAACGCCAACGAGCAGCTACTGCGAGATCTGCAACAAGGAGCTGTGCAACAAGTATTTCATGAAGACCCACATGCAGCGGATGCACGGCATCGAGATCGAGAACGGTGCCCAGATCGGGGGCGTTGTGTGCAACATCTGCAACAAAGAGCTGTGCAGCAAGTACTTCCTGCGCGTCCACAAACACAACACGCACGGCATAATCGAGGAGGGCTCGCCCCTGCCGCAGCCGCGAGGACAGAACGGCGTCAAGCTGGAGGCGGcggccgcagccgcagcgcaACAGGCTCCGCCAACACagccggagcaggagctgaATCTGACTCCTCCCGCAGCACCAGGCGGAGAGACTAACTCCGGCAGTGTCCACGAGGTGTGTCCGCTGTGTGCGCGACAATTCCGCAGCTTCAAGTGGCTCCGCTCGCATCTGATGAACGAACACGGACCGGCCGGAGTGGAGCGACTCAGGGAGCTGGAAGCCACGCAAGCAGCTCCGGCGCCGGCTCCATCCGCGCGCAGCAAGCCCAACAGTCCTACGCTCAAGATACCCAAtgggagcaacagcagcagcaatgccCCATCTGCAACGCCATCCGTGGGCGCTGGCAATCCTCCACCCAATCTCGCCCAGGCTCTACAGAATCTTAATGCGCAGCATCTTTTCGgacagatgcagcagcagcaggggcccAAGGGTATGCAGGGCATGCCACCAATGCCACCTCTGCCTGGGATGTTCGGGGAGCAAGCGCCACGCTTCAAGGAGTACCAGTGCTCCATGTGCCCCTTCACCACGCCGTACTACGCATTCCTTTTCATCCACGAACGCTCGCATGCCCTACTCAATAGTGCCGATGGGGTTGAGGCTTCTTTGGAagcgccaccgccacccccaGCAGGACGCAGTCAAGGCAAGTCCCGCAGCAAGTCCAGTCgggtggcagcagcaccgccaGCTGTAGAAGAAGCTGATCTCCACGTGGAACCCACCAACCTAAGCACCTCCAAGGCCACAACCCTCCAGAGAACCCACTCTCCTCCACAACACACACCAGGAACTCCCTCACCAAAGGCCACGGGCCGCTCCCAGTCGCCGATGGCCGCATCCAAGAACCGCTCACCGAATCCAGGACGTCGCTCCTCCAAGTCCATCACACCCAACGGGATCGGAGGCGGCCATCGGTCGGCCGCCACCTCGCCCTTTGAGGTGTGCAGCGATCTGGCCAACGGCACCGGAAAGCCGGCAAGCTACGCTCAGCCGGATCGGGCCGAAGAAGCATATCAGATGCAGGCTTTCCATCTGCAGCCAGCCGATCCCGACTCGGAGATGCAGTTTGCCCCGGCTCTGGTCTATCTGCCCGTGAGGGTGCGGGCCTCGGAGTCGGCCACGTTGAGCTTCAGACTAACACCAGCCTAA
- the LOC4812917 gene encoding uncharacterized protein isoform X2 — MAASIYATPPPDLSSEDTALSDVSNSSTLNTNRGSNNSNNTHEATRATATAGTGAGAAAGGDGTISPTEQLVKGQEQQQEPRPKPAGSSTNEADNAEDDIETETGEGNGDRVEDGTGLEAAAETEEGATMAAMAATAAAAANAAAMQLQLLEALSDAAKKRRKQHNPIRLEALNLSGGEGEPPAEIEDRRQDTATRVDYEEKLSKMFLPKSMEKLKETFELLQQHKQEEPEQNSDPSSEHISEDKHQHQRRNPYQTYCKQCGENFETEFKLSLHMLQDHREGENQDQDRDGNEPMDFLSSIKVKLEREESPNQMQEHMQMQLDHDLSNGHGKEQEQEQEQDHWFRAMAQQQQHHSHGSALAPAFPFPPGMGPAGYLPLLGMSGFPGVDGLNRPPLRIFNPEAYCELCNKEFCNKYFLKTHKANKHGIFDPVGEPPSNTSNNNNNNTTSSNNNSNSGSSMSHMFQLQREAQPPPSVAQKTDQSAAAPPAATIHCDICSKRFTNIFAMRRHRAKQHDQAADSSPNSQPGQSRRGSPIESSPQIQSLTQQPIKQETQAEVDIPKPFQLPEGFREDFSLEQEEVNFVPPPRKLPSHLQQQARESNLSAEKLRRLGVHFPEFYCEMCHKEYANRYFLRTHKWKRHGIFVPPEDLPQIGKDETQLSGWPFMPLNLMLAKAAAAASMEQTEADQEPEQEPEPEQEQDLIEQPSKRIKLEPDLDEEKLNGSVMGLQNLQKLQSMLQQLNDINGKRPLPCHLCGRELENQYALRAHLMTEHAAQMQLPMQMPLQMAPMSMPLPEQHPQQLPLHALYQQQAAPQTPPNGGAGGARSSPGSGEEFKQHIAEAHIPRGATAPSGSPLREGFYTPERPVAPPAGAGSVPVPPPNRPAYTITPTSSYCEICNKELCNKYFMKTHMQRMHGIEIENGAQIGGVVCNICNKELCSKYFLRVHKHNTHGIIEEGSPLPQPRGQNGVKLEAAAAAAAQQAPPTQPEQELNLTPPAAPGGETNSGSVHEVCPLCARQFRSFKWLRSHLMNEHGPAGVERLRELEATQAAPAPAPSARSKPNSPTLKIPNGSNSSSNAPSATPSVGAGNPPPNLAQALQNLNAQHLFGQMQQQQGPKGMQGMPPMPPLPGMFGEQAPRFKEYQCSMCPFTTPYYAFLFIHERSHALLNSADGVEASLEAPPPPPAGRSQGKSRSKSSRVAAAPPAVEEADLHVEPTNLSTSKATTLQRTHSPPQHTPGTPSPKATGRSQSPMAASKNRSPNPGRRSSKSITPNGIGGGHRSAATSPFEVCSDLANGTGKPASYAQPDRAEEAYQMQAFHLQPADPDSEMQFAPALVYLPVRVRASESATLSFRLTPA; from the coding sequence ATGGCTGCATCCATATATGCCACCCCACCGCCAGATCTGAGCAGCGAGGACACTGCTCTCTCCGATGTCTCCAACTCGTCGACACTCAACACGAAccgaggcagcaacaacagcaacaataccCATGAAGCcacaagagcaacagcaacagcaggaacaggagcaggagcagcagcaggaggagacgGCACCATTTCACCCACGGAGCAGTTGGTcaaggggcaggagcagcagcaggagccgaGACCGAAGCCAGCGGGAAGCAGCACAAATGAGGCAGACAATGCCGAAGACGATATTGAAACGGAAACGGGAGAGGGAAATGGAGATAGAGTGGAGGATGGAACGGGTCTGGAAGCAGCAGCGGAAACGGAAGAGGGGGCCACCATGGCGGCCAtggcagcgacggcggcagcggcagccaatGCGGCAGccatgcagctgcagctgctggaagCCCTCAGCGATGCGGCCAAGAAGCGACGTAAGCAGCACAATCCCATTCGCCTGGAGGCCCTCAACCTCAGCGGAGGCGAAGGCGAACCACCAGCAGAGATCGAGGATCGCAGGCAGGACACTGCCACCCGGGTAGACTACGAGGAGAAGCTATCGAAGATGTTCCTGCCCAAGTCGATGGAGAAACTGAAGGAGACCTTCGagctcctgcagcagcacaagCAAGAGGAGCCCGAGCAGAATTCAGATCCTTCCAGCGAACACATATCAGAGGAcaagcatcagcatcagcggcGGAATCCGTATCAGACCTACTGCAAGCAGTGCGGCGAGAATTTCGAGACCGAGTTCAAGCTCAGCCTCCACATGCTGCAGGACCATCGTGAGGGAGAGAATCAGGATCAGGATCGGGATGGGAACGAACCCATGGACTTTCTCAGCTCAATCAAGGTGAAGCTGGAGCGGGAGGAGAGCCCCAATCAGATGCAGGAACATATGCAGATGCAGCTGGACCACGACCTGTCCAATGGCCATGgtaaggagcaggagcaggaacaggagcaggatcACTGGTTCCGTGCCATggcccagcaacagcagcatcattCGCATGGCTCGGCCCTGGCGCCCGCCTTTCCCTTTCCACCAGGCATGGGTCCCGCTGGATATCTGCCGCTCCTCGGCATGTCGGGATTCCCCGGCGTGGATGGATTGAATCGTCCACCGTTGCGCATCTTCAATCCGGAGGCCTACTGCGAGCTGTGCAACAAGGAGTTCTGCAACAAGTACTTCCTCAAGACGCACAAGGCCAACAAGCATGGGATCTTCGATCCCGTGGGAGAGCCCCCATCCAATacttccaacaacaacaacaacaacaccacaagcagcaacaacaacagcaacagtggcaGCTCCATGAGCCACATGTTCCAGCTACAGAGGGAGGCCCAGCCACCGCCGAGTGTGGCTCAGAAAACGGATCAGTCCGCGGCCGCACCGCCGGCGGCCACGATTCACTGCGACATCTGTTCGAAGCGATTCACCAACATCTTTGCCATGCGACGCCACCGAGCCAAGCAGCACGACCAAGCCGCTGACTCGTCGCCAAACTCCCAGCCTGGCCAGTCGCGACGCGGCAGTCCCATTGAGTCGTCGCCCCAGATCCAGTCCCTGACGCAGCAGCCCATCAAGCAGGAGACCCAGGCAGAGGTGGACATCCCTAAGCCCTTTCAGCTGCCCGAGGGATTCCGCGAGGACTTCTCcttggagcaggaggaggtgaACTTTGTGCCGCCGCCCCGAAAGCTGCCGTCGCACCTTCAGCAGCAGGCCAGGGAGTCCAACCTCAGTGCAGAGAAGCTGCGACGTCTAGGCGTTCATTTCCCGGAGTTCTACTGTGAGATGTGCCACAAGGAGTACGCCAACAGGTACTTCCTGCGCACCCACAAATGGAAGCGGCATGGGATTTTCGTGCCCCCGGAGGATTTGCCGCAGATTGGCAAGGACGAGACACAGTTAAGTGGCTGGCCGTTTATGCCCCTGAATCTGATGCTGGCCAAGGCAGCGGCCGCTGCTTCGATGGAACAGACAGAGGCGGACCAGGAGCCTGAGcaggagccagagcccgagcaGGAGCAAGATCTGATCGAACAGCCCAGCAAGCGGATCAAACTGGAACCCGACCTGGACGAGGAGAAGCTAAACGGGTCCGTGATGGGGCTGCAGAACCTCCAGAAGTTGCAATcgatgctgcagcagctcaaCGACATCAACGGGAAGAGACCCCTGCCATGCCACCTGTGCGGCCGGGAGCTGGAGAACCAGTACGCTCTACGAGCGCATCTTATGACGGAGCACGCCGCCCAGATGCAGCTGCCGATGCAGATGCCTCTACAGATGGCACCCATGTCCATGCCACTGCCCGAACAGCATCCGCAACAGCTGCCCTTGCACGCCCTCtatcagcagcaggcagcaccaCAAACGCCCCCGAACGGAGGGGCTGGAGGAGCCAGATCCTCGCCAGGCAGTGGCGAGGAATTCAAGCAACATATCGCCGAGGCACACATACCCAGGGGAGCGACCGCTCCGAGTGGGAGTCCACTGCGCGAGGGCTTCTACACGCCTGAGCGTCCGGTGGCACCACCCGCAGGCGCTGGCAGTGTTCCCGTTCCGCCACCGAATCGGCCGGCCTACACGATAACGCCAACGAGCAGCTACTGCGAGATCTGCAACAAGGAGCTGTGCAACAAGTATTTCATGAAGACCCACATGCAGCGGATGCACGGCATCGAGATCGAGAACGGTGCCCAGATCGGGGGCGTTGTGTGCAACATCTGCAACAAAGAGCTGTGCAGCAAGTACTTCCTGCGCGTCCACAAACACAACACGCACGGCATAATCGAGGAGGGCTCGCCCCTGCCGCAGCCGCGAGGACAGAACGGCGTCAAGCTGGAGGCGGcggccgcagccgcagcgcaACAGGCTCCGCCAACACagccggagcaggagctgaATCTGACTCCTCCCGCAGCACCAGGCGGAGAGACTAACTCCGGCAGTGTCCACGAGGTGTGTCCGCTGTGTGCGCGACAATTCCGCAGCTTCAAGTGGCTCCGCTCGCATCTGATGAACGAACACGGACCGGCCGGAGTGGAGCGACTCAGGGAGCTGGAAGCCACGCAAGCAGCTCCGGCGCCGGCTCCATCCGCGCGCAGCAAGCCCAACAGTCCTACGCTCAAGATACCCAAtgggagcaacagcagcagcaatgccCCATCTGCAACGCCATCCGTGGGCGCTGGCAATCCTCCACCCAATCTCGCCCAGGCTCTACAGAATCTTAATGCGCAGCATCTTTTCGgacagatgcagcagcagcaggggcccAAGGGTATGCAGGGCATGCCACCAATGCCACCTCTGCCTGGGATGTTCGGGGAGCAAGCGCCACGCTTCAAGGAGTACCAGTGCTCCATGTGCCCCTTCACCACGCCGTACTACGCATTCCTTTTCATCCACGAACGCTCGCATGCCCTACTCAATAGTGCCGATGGGGTTGAGGCTTCTTTGGAagcgccaccgccacccccaGCAGGACGCAGTCAAGGCAAGTCCCGCAGCAAGTCCAGTCgggtggcagcagcaccgccaGCTGTAGAAGAAGCTGATCTCCACGTGGAACCCACCAACCTAAGCACCTCCAAGGCCACAACCCTCCAGAGAACCCACTCTCCTCCACAACACACACCAGGAACTCCCTCACCAAAGGCCACGGGCCGCTCCCAGTCGCCGATGGCCGCATCCAAGAACCGCTCACCGAATCCAGGACGTCGCTCCTCCAAGTCCATCACACCCAACGGGATCGGAGGCGGCCATCGGTCGGCCGCCACCTCGCCCTTTGAGGTGTGCAGCGATCTGGCCAACGGCACCGGAAAGCCGGCAAGCTACGCTCAGCCGGATCGGGCCGAAGAAGCATATCAGATGCAGGCTTTCCATCTGCAGCCAGCCGATCCCGACTCGGAGATGCAGTTTGCCCCGGCTCTGGTCTATCTGCCCGTGAGGGTGCGGGCCTCGGAGTCGGCCACGTTGAGCTTCAGACTAACACCAGCCTAA